cttggacataggtagggagggatttgaccagagGGGAAtaagatggagtcgaggtatgtggaaatgagttcggtgggaCAAGGCAACGCAGAAACAatgaatgggtctgccaggatttGTGGATttcggggagaatgtaaaattgGACTGTGCGGGGCTGTGGAAcactgaggttggaggcttgggagggcagggcaccggaagtgatgaagccagtgatagtgtttgccagtggagtgggggggggggggggggggggggggtggtgtagtggcctatttctgctccttatTCACAGGTTGGTATGACAAGTGTGAGAAAGGGATGcagacaacaaaaaagctttgttTCAAAAATCTCTATGTAGATTATCTAGCTACATGAATACGTTGTGTTCTTATCTTTGagaagaattctctgccacaaaatcaaattcactggatgtattcaagagagtgttagatatagctcctTGGGCcaacgaatcaagggatatggggagaaagcaggaacggggtactgattttggatgatcagccatgatcatattgaatggcggtgctggctcgaagggcggaatgatcctgcacctattttctatgtttctatgtttaagatatcGCTATCCTGTTGGTGATGAAATCCACGTGGCATTCTCGTTTCATCGTTACATACTCGTAATATTGTAACATGCTCGTAACATTGTAACCATGTTACGAAGAAAGGGACCGACTCAAACAAGTGGCGGAAGGAATTTAACGATTCTATTGGTTACGTGTTCGGTCTTTCAAACTAGGCTCGTGAACACGACACAACACAATTAACTtctgtggaaagacacaaaaagccagggtAAATCTGtcttctacggtttaaaccagcatctgcagttccttcctacacaataacttCTGTGGACTCTGTATTTGGTTGCACGACGGACTGtgctttttgcactagtattatggttattcatttattgtttttttataattatatttatctgtgtgcatTGCTcgttaagaatttcactgtttcgttgtcggtacatatgacaattaaacgcaCTTGACTCTGTACACGCAGTGCCCTACTGCCTTTGCAAACACATTGAAGCTGCCAAGCTAAAACGTTCCAAAGTAGAAAGTATACTGAATATGAAGAGAACACGTTACTGTATATGGAAAAAATCAGAGATGGCAAACTTACTCAGGTGGCAAAAGTCCTGCAAGTTTTCCAGGTTGAGCAACTTTAGCAGCGTACAGAGCGGAGACCGAATCACGGGGTGCAGACCCGCCCACATCAATGAAACCTCAGCTCCAGGCTAAATTCGAAGCCCCCACGGCACGTTTATTTCCATCAAATACCGAGAAACGTCGGGCAAAGTTTCCAGATTAGGTaaacggaaggaactgcagatgctggtgaatacacaaaagaacacacaatactggagtacctccgcgggtcaggcagcatctctggagaacatgaataggtgatgattcgaatcgggaccctgcttcagactggtcAGTTTCTGGAAGGGAGAATTATCAAATTCCACCATCTAATCTCAACCAGATTTGAAGTTTTAAGTAgaatccaaagtgctggagtaactcagcggatcggtaAGCATCTCTGGCGGACGCCGAtagatccccaatcctttccacggcacctcatatttcgcttgggcagcttacaccccagttctctaacttcaagaaaccattgccttccctctctctccactcccaacccatctctctccactcccaacccatctctctccactcccaacccatctctctccctccctccctcccggttCTCCGACCAGATATACTGCCAACGACCGTCCCGTTTTCACGTCTTCACACTTCCCTATtaacggattggacaggctatatgcacgaaacatgttcccgatgtttggggggtcagaaccaggggccacagtttaagaatgtggggtaggccatttagaactgagttgaggaaaaaacattttcacgcagagagttgtgaatctgtggaattctctgcctcagaaggcagtggaggccgattcactggatgttttcaagacagagttagatttagctcttacttagggctaacggaatcaagggatatggaggggggggggacaggaatggggtcctgattttggattatcagccaggaattctctgcctcagaaggcagtggaggccgattcactgtatgcattcaaaagagagttagattgagctctcaggactagggtactgattgtagcaatgttacaaaattttgagattttaaaaatcaagtctgtaatttatcccatcagataaagcataaaaataagtttaatttgacacctaattcactttcatatctcaagtatttaaaaagttatggccattttcatactgggaaatgagcatcttgttccctattgattttctatggacataacaaaaaagctgtgatcgtgaacagtcaaaagcccataactttcttaaaaattaagagaactgaatgaaattttcagttatcatagattgaagcattctgaaacaaatataaaataatcttacttggatgacctgaaattaaagcatataattagttagttacctaattgtagctaatttcagacttcaattactagatctaaacatctatccatttcttaataaatgattaacatttttaaatagcctaaatgtccaaataatattcacaaataattcacaataaaacatgatttttaaatctcatttacattaatttataggccaaatggaaggaatttagtgtttaattgctgtaaataaatgcccatttaaatcagctttccagtgggtccctgtggaacgcgctggtttagaacgttcacattgcggtagatttgtgcctcaaatgccgagaaaaatactgcgcgatataatgggcccaaattgagctactcgcaatattaaacttagtataaatggatctttagaagccctttttaatgtaaaaatatacaacctaacttctgctatttgctttatgagaccctgcggttgctggcggtcgcgggtttagagattgatttttaaactactataactaggtatgttgcaaagcctacctgaagcgtcgttgaagatctgctgctgagggtgtgcgcgattttggcgccgtttagagggggcgggtttaaaacgcgattttctctaagctgttccaatcgaaaatgttcagcctagttaattattaacgaaaaatcgctggaagaccccgtggcaaaagctattattaggtttaaaggccttgaataatagttatagtagtttaaaaatcaatctctaaacccgcgaccgccagcaaccgcagggtctcataaagcaaatagcagaagttaggttgtatatttttacattaaaaagggcttctaaagatccctttatactaagtttaatattgcgagtagctcaatttgggcccattatatcgcgcagtaattttctgggcatttggggcacaaatctaccgcaatgtgaacgttctaaaccagcgcgttccacagggacccactggaaagctgatttaaatgggcatttatttacagcaattaaacactaaattccttccatttggcctataaattaatgtaaatgagatttaaaaatcatgttttattgtgaattatttgtgaatattatttggacatttaggctatttaaaaatgttaatcatttattaagaaatggatagatgtttagatctagtaattgaagtctgaaattagctacaattaggtaactaactaattatatgctttaatttcaggtcatccaagtaagattattttatatttgtttcagaatgcttcaatctatgataactgaaaatttcattcagttctcttaatttttaagaaagttatgggcttttgactgttcacgatcacagcttttttgttatgtccatagaaaatcaatagggaacaagatgctcatttcccagtatgaaaatggccataactttttaaatacttgagatatgaaagtgaattaggtgtcaaattaaacttatttttatgctttatctgatgggataaattacagacttgatttttaaaatctcaaaattttgtaacattgctactataactattattcaaggcctttaaacctaataatagcttttgcgacggggtcttccagcgatttttcgttaataattaactaggctgaacattttcgattggaacagcttagagaaaatcgcgttttaaacccgccccctctaaacggcgccaaaatcgcgcacaccctcagcagcagatcttcaacgacgcttcaggtaggctttgcaacatacctactgattgtggatgatcagccatgatcacattgaatgacctactcctgcaccttctatGTGTTTATGTATCTATCTACCtcgcactcccctgacatcagtctgaagaagggtctcggcccattccttctctccacacagacgctcgctgtaggatcttcggTCTGACCCGCCGATAGAccatgttgtgtctctctcttcagtttaaaggCACCGCTCTTCTTACTCGCTCCCCGGTCCCCAGGGCGGTTGCCACGGCAACGGTTGCCCTTCCGGTCCCAGCGTTCCCCGCGGCGGGGCGCTGGTCTCCGTGGCAACGTGGCCTAGCGGCCTGCGCCTCCCCTCAGCCCGCCGCAAGACGGCAATAGAACCCCGCAGATAAACTCACCTCGTTGCCACCGATTGCCCCTTGTGGAGCGCGTACGAAACACGCGGAGGTGGAGAGTCCCGAGccgagggtggtgggtctatggaacgagctgccagaggaggtagaactTGAGGCAGAAACTTTAACAGcacttaaaggacatttggatgggtacgtggataggaaaggttgagagatagagatatgggccaaatgtgtagGCAAAAggtgcactagtgtagatggctcaccttggtcagcatggacaaattgggccgaatggcctgtttctgtgctgcatggttcaatgtttttttaatgtaatgttgccccttgtctggaccttgagtccgtaataaagtttataaataaataaatgaaacctatccatgttcccccacagacgctgccactgcgaaatttgtgtctttttattgtaaaccagcttctgtagcTCCTTCTGTCTCCATTTTTCTGGAGGTTTATTCATTAATTGATACAGCATAGATACAGACTTTTCAACTCACCGTGTcttcgccgaccattgatcaccagttcacactagttatttctatgttatcccactccctagacacagcaatttacaggggccaattaacttgTAAACCcgcatgtatttgggatgtgggaagaaactggagtacctggaggaaacataCACGGTCGTAgggaggtacataaaaatgctggagaaactcagcgggtgcagcagcatttatggagcgaaggaaataggcaacgtttcaggccaaaacccttcttcagactgatggggggagaatgtgcacactccacacaccaaaggtcaggatcgaacctggggtcttTGATGCAGTACAACagttgctctaccagctgcgccactgttcttAAGTTCTTggcgcagaattaggcaatttggcccatctatcctgccattcaatcatagctaatctatgtttccctctcaaccccactctcctacctgcctcccataaccctgacacccttaaggccctgtcccacgatgcgagtttacccaagagctctcccgagtttttaaaaaaaaatcaaatttgttgtaagtacgtagcgggtacgtcagagctcggcgaTGTCTCCTAGCGgcttgtaatgctaacggcaggtactctggaaacgcggaaactcgtgaagttttttcaacagtgaaaatttttcaagagtaaaaaaattctcgtgatgaagtaccacaagtttgattttttttaaactcgggagagcttttgGGTAAACTCGCAACGTGGGAAAGGGGCTTTACTAATACATGACTACACTTTTCTGCCTCTGGTTTATTTTCGACCCATAAACTATgcctttgtgtttttatttccttTACATCAATAGGTGTTCATTGACACTTGGTTGGCTCAGGCTGCGATCATTAAGGAGCTGGAACACCTGCACTACAGTGAAACCGAATAGAAATGTCTTACTTAGCATATGAAGTTGAACTGAGCAAACGTCATGAGAAAATGTAAGTGAataaaaatgtagacacaaggaactgcaattgcaggcatacaaagaaaagacacaaagtgctgcagtacgtCAGCAGTTCAGCAGTATCTGTAAaggatgtggataggtgacattttgagtccacACATCACTttccagactttgtcccaccccatacctctcttccagcattttccatccccatcagtctgaagaagggtcccaatttgaatcgtcacctatccatgttctccagagatgtgctgggttactccagcactttgtgtccttctttatTATGCCGTGTTGAACAATTGAGAACAAGACTTTAATTTTGGAATATGACCATGCTATATTTCCACTGTAGTATAAATATAATTTAGATCGCCATTCTCATAACAAAACTAAAACAGCAGTATCGACGTGAGTTTAGAGTTGCAACTGTACTGAATTGGTGAGTAAAACAACCCATAAAATTAAGCGTTCCCATTACAATTTTCTCTCAGATGCTCAGTTATGTGGCAAAAACTAGTCCTCTTGTCAGTTCCCACTAGGAGGTATCATTGAGCTGACTATCAGATTTGTGGGTGGAGTTTCAATCCTTCCTGGCCAAGAAGGATTCCTTAACACAATTCCTTAACAAAATCCTAAACTCAAAGCATTAACCTATTCTCTTGAGATATTTTGAACTAATATGTTGGGTACAATTGACCTCTGGCATTGACCTTTGTTCACAATAACGCTAGCTCTGAATGCAGAGATTGGCTTTGTTTTCTATCCTTTTACTTAAAGACGCACAATTAAAATACACTAACTTTCACTAACAGTGTTGGATTGCTAGTTGATCGCTAAGACAGGGTTGAATAAGACATAATTGAAAGGGACTTGCTTGAAAACCTTGCCTGAAACAGTTTGCCTAAGTTGTACATTTAGCCAAAGTTCTACTGGGCTTGTGGTGGCTGAGCTGGAGATTATTTTTCAAAACTGTGTGTAAATATTTAAATTGTATGGTGAAGTAGGGGCTGTTGGCTGAGAGCCTTTTTCTTTCCAATCTTTTTTATTTCTTGTAACATTTTATTTGACAAATGCATGAAATCGGTGTCATTTTGCATTTGTTCCCTCTAGATTAGGTCAAAGAACTGCATTGCTTCAGCAAATGGAAGAGCAGCTTGAAAGTCAGACAAAGAAGAAAAAATTGCGAGCAGTAAAGTTTGAGTCGGCAAATGAGAGAAATGCGTTACTTTTAAAAGTAagttctatttagtttagtttcgaatagtttaaagatacagtgcggaagcaggctcttcggcccaccgagtctgcgccgaccagcgacccccgcatattaacattctacacacactagggacacattttacatttacccagccaatttacctacatatctgtgtgtctttggagtgtgggaggaaaccgaagatctcgagaaaactcacgcggtcacggggagaacatacaaactccgtacagacagcacgcgtagtcgggatcgaacccgggtctccagccctgtaaggcagcaactctagcactgcgccATCGTGTTGCCCTAGGCTGAGATTTATTTTTGCCTATCATTAAAAATTGGTCTAAAATCAGATCTGCTTATTCTGTCATTTTTTGTTAATCAGActgtaaataaaaatataaattttcAGAAAAACTATTGTAATGTGCATACTAATTAAATTGCTAGTCATTAGCTCTGACCACTGGTACAGTTCGGTTAGTATTTACTGATAGTTCTATCACATGTTCTGCATCTTTAGAATTTAATATATAACAACTTTTGCCATTACTtagttttccttaaactgtggaaAGTATAGTAGAAATCTGTTTTCCTCTATGCCAGTAAATTAAAGTTAACTTCCTACATCTACTATATCAACACTATATCTCATTCCTACTTAGATTAAAATAATGCGATTCCTAATTGGAAGGAATTGGACATTTATAATATAATTGATATAATCAAATTAATTAAGAAAAAAACGGAGGTGTGACCCTCAAGTCATGACGAAAcacaaaaagaaaaacaaagcttTGTCCTCAGACCTGATCAAGTGTATCTTAGCATTCTGTGAGAATCTAGAGGAGAAGTTGTGGTTAAGCAATTTGGTCACCATTGACAAGTTTagaccagagggcctgtttccatgcaatattgcTCTATGACTTTTGTGATTGATGAATAAAGTTTAAGCTCATTACAAAAATAGCATAGGTTAGGAAAATTCATGTTTTATGCAAGGGTTTATTTATATAACCTATCGAAAAATATGCTGCAAAAGTAGAATACATTATAATTATAACCTTGGGAAAAAATCTTATTAAAGGAGTTTAagtcaaatattaaaattgtcaaGTGGCCAAGTAGTTAGTTCTTGCACAGATACATAGATGCACTGGGTTGAGCAGTTGCTATActgttaatgtttttttaatccaTAGCgtccagtctggagaagggtccagaccccaaacgtcacccatccattttctccagggatgctgactgacccgctgagttacttcagcattttgtctctatttttgtataaaccagcatctgcagttccttttaattACATTAAGAATTTAAGTGTCTTGTTTCtgatttttgttgttgtgatTTATAATAAATAACTtgaccaggtgcggacccattgggcccagtcccccaaggcaatattccaccacagacccatagcccccaactgctcaGGCGCAGCTGAGGgggtcccgttgtgacgccagagatccctgttgtgatgcgagtcacggcaactcccccccaactgcgcctcgccatccctcttcctatccCTATCCTCCATCCCCCAGCACCCCTTTCCCCTTATCTTCACCCTcccttttctttcccctctcatccaccgctcccccaccctctcacctctccctcccaatcctttcccctaccctgtccctccataactcctctcccctccctacccccatcctctccctctatccccctgctctcccactccacgcctccctcctctcccaaatcaaattgaaaacaaaaatcggagtgctatcatgtaccgttttggcggggtTTCGGGATCTcacgcacgcatacaaacaagatgagagttttagtaatataataatataataaagatAGATCACATTTTTATTTACTGAATATTTTCTccttaaaatgttttattttgaggATTTGGAAGCAGCCGAAGACAGCTTAAGAGTTGGACTACATACGCAACTACATCCAACTGTTATCGCCCTTGAGGTACATGCCCACTTACTGTTTATAATTTTATCAGCTTTTCCTTTTGTTTGTCCAGAATTTGTAATAGAGTCATACGGCCTGGCAAAATATAATTGACTCGAATAAGTTTGTTTTTTATTTGCAAACTTGTAACTCTTTAATGCAGACCAAATATTGGGCATCCATCGAAGAACAACTTCCTAAATGGGAACAGTTTTTACTGGGGCGAACAAGAAATCCGGTTGAAGAAAGGAGTTCAAGGCCCAAAAAAACGCAGAACCAGTTACTTCAAGACAATGATACTTATAAAAATACTAATTCACAGTCTCCAACATCAACGTTCAAGACGCCACCACGATGTCCTCGTTCAGGAAaacaaaaatgaatgaatgatcttAAAAAATGATTGCTGATACAGAAATACTTTTTATCACAGATGCTACTGGTATCTCAATGGGTCAATTGATAATTGCTcattttctaagcttccccccagtctagtttcagtaaaaacactgaatcaagcacttgaaacaactaaattttattttaacaaaagcgcgtcactgttcaagccctctaggcctcgctcagacagagacactccagaagttcacacagtcccaagcgctctcccagaagatccacGCTGAACCtagtggtagcggacttttatatgtcctaggatctcgaggggccgaaccacatgggggtggtctcttaacaaCCCAATtagagatatcgattaaccccatacctaACAGACATtcacctaacccaataatacaacagctcaatacattgtattcaaaccagCCTTCATAAGGAACTTAGAAATATTTATCCTGATCTGCAGGAaatccagacaaggctcaatacctcatccaatcaacactcggcaaagtcaaactctgcaaaattatttacaattatttacaaggtgtatgtctggtttgcagccatccaatccattctatgcatttttcacctaattgacagggttggcagatgttcttattctttgcttgcaaattgtatctaagctctagacacactggcacctcttcgcagcttgtcccagctctgcagagagcaattccaaattgaccaaatctccgagcagccctgaagcttttaccccattttgaagtcctagcctctccaagttagccaggattaacaagatcattttcactttatttgggtggtgcagtggtagagttgctgccgtactgttccagagacccgggttcgatcctggctacggatgctgtctgtacagtgtttgtacgtttttccctgtgaccgcgtgggttttctccacgtgctccggtttccaaaagtctgtagcctcattttgctctggtattttaattcattcacatgtttaaactgtaagattttattattaatgttttatgtgtcattcttaattgttgctgtatgtcgtgttgttacttgtgagtggtgcaccaaggcaaattccttgtatgtgtacatacttggccaataaacttattgatTAATTCATCGGGTGATTGATGGCCACTCAAGAATGACAacattttagctttgaaaaactcctttgttgctttagcagtatgtttgggatcattttcTTGCTGTACAATGAACCgctagccaatgagttttgaggcatttgtttgaacttgagcagataggatgtggctacacacttcagaatttattatgctactaccatcagtagttgtatcatcaataaagataagtgaaccagtaccttcagcagccatacatgcccaagccataacaccaccgtgtttcacagataaggtggtatgctttggatcttgggcagttccttctctcctccatactttacaCTTGCCAtcaccatataacaaccatataacaattacagcacggaaacaggccatctcggccctacaagtccgcgccgaacaatttttttcccttagtcccacctgcctgcactcataccataaccctccattcccttctcatccatatgcctatccaatttattcttaaatgataccaacgaacctgccgccaccacttccactggaagctcattccacaccgctaccactctctgagtaaagaagttccccctcatgttacccctaaacttctgtcccttaattctgaagtcatgtcctctggtttgaatcttccctattctcaaagggaaaagcttgatcacatcaactctgtctatccctctcatcattttaaagacctctatcaagtccccccttaaccttctgcgctccagagaataaagacctaacttatatcactttgatataaattaatctctgtctcatctgtccacaagaccttttttttcagaactgtggttgttcctttaagtacttcttggcaaactgtataaCCTATTTTTGCATCTtggagtgtagcctctgtatttctgttcatgaagtcttctgcggacagtggtcattgacaaatccacacctgactcctgaagagtgtttctgatctgtcggacagatgtttgggttgttttctttattatagagagaattcttctgccatcagctgtggaggtcttccttggcctgcaagtccctttgcgattagtaagctcaccagtgctctctttcttcttaatgatgttccaaacagttgattttggtaagcctaaggtttggctgatgtctctaatagttttattcttgtttctcagtctcataatggcttctttgactttcattggcacaactttgggcctcatgttgttaaacagcaataaaagattccataggtgatggaaagactggaggaaagacgaggtgctgagagctcgcttgtagctgcattaaggaggcatttaaacacacctgagcaattacaaacacctgtgaagccatgtgtcccaaacattatggtgccatgaaatgggggactatgcataaacacagctgtaatttccacatggtgaaaccaaaatgtataaaaaattctttgaaaattaaaaaatatttgaaaatttattaaattctgacaatgtgcactttaaccacatgtgactttttttctattacaaatctcaaattgtggagtacagaggcaaataaataaatgatggatctttgtcccaaacattatgcagggCACTGTATATCGATTGTTAGTAAACTTCCTGCTggtttaaaaactttttttttgtgtggttTCATATCATTCGTGAAGACGTTGAATAATGCAAAAGATAAAGTAAACCAAGTGCATCTACAGAGAAAGTACAGTTCTtttaaagtgcaagggccacaacaaggtagattggaagattgaatTTGTCCCTAGCACAGAAGTGGTCCATTCAAgaatctgataacagcagggaaaaatctgttcttgaatctggtgatgCCTGCTTTGAAACTGGTATCTTGATGATAAATGTTTCTTTGTAGTTATTTCTAATTTTCAGAGTAGTAATGAGCTGGAGAATATGACACTAATTAAAGGGCTGTTTTGTCATAAGTCTACTTTCAACTATTTGAATAAAGTTGTGCCAGATTAAAATTTCAACAATTTTGTTTTGATGCCAAAGGtatgtgggtggaagggggaggtggAATTTATATTTGGTCCCACTGGTTTGTagaagattttttaaagtttgcaATTATACAAATGATTTGGATGGAAACCTGAAACATAACTTAATCTCAGAAAAACAGTTTCAAAGCAATTTGAACAGATTCCCAATTGTGCTGAAAACAGAAGCTGCACTCTTACATCTGAAC
The sequence above is a segment of the Amblyraja radiata isolate CabotCenter1 chromosome 18, sAmbRad1.1.pri, whole genome shotgun sequence genome. Coding sequences within it:
- the c18h3orf14 gene encoding uncharacterized protein C3orf14 homolog isoform X2, giving the protein MSYLAYEVELSKRHEKILGQRTALLQQMEEQLESQTKKKKLRAVKFESANERNALLLKDLEAAEDSLRVGLHTQLHPTVIALEDY
- the c18h3orf14 gene encoding uncharacterized protein C3orf14 homolog isoform X1, which translates into the protein MSYLAYEVELSKRHEKILGQRTALLQQMEEQLESQTKKKKLRAVKFESANERNALLLKDLEAAEDSLRVGLHTQLHPTVIALETKYWASIEEQLPKWEQFLLGRTRNPVEERSSRPKKTQNQLLQDNDTYKNTNSQSPTSTFKTPPRCPRSGKQK